The following proteins are co-located in the Solanum pennellii chromosome 1, SPENNV200 genome:
- the LOC107007987 gene encoding carotenoid 9,10(9',10')-cleavage dioxygenase 1-like has translation MGRKEDDGVERIEGGVVVVKPKPRKGITAKAIDLLEWGIVKLVHDSSKPLHYLQGNFAPTDETPPLNDLVVQGHLPECLNGEFVRVGPNPKFAPVAGYHWFDGDGMIHGLRIKDGKATYVSRYVRTSRLKQEEFFGGAKFMKVGDLKGLFGLFTVYMQMLRTKLKVLDISYGNSTANTALVYHHGKLLALSEADKPYALKVLEDGDLQTLGMLDYDKRLTHSFTAHPKVDPVTGEMFTFGYAHTPPYITYRVISKDGIMQDPVPITIPEPIMMHDFAITENYAIMMDLPLCFRPKEMVKNNKLAFTFDATKKARFGVLPRYANNEALIRWFELPNCFIFHNANAWEEGDEVVLITCRLMNPDLDMVNGAVKEKLENFCNELYEMRFNMKSGAASQKKLSESAVDFPRINENYTGRKQRYVYGTTLNSIAKVTGVIKFDLHAEPETGKSQLEVGGNVQGIFDLGPGRFGSEAVFVPSRPGTEREEDDGYLIFFVHDENTGKSAVNVIDAKTMSAEPVAVVELPKRVPYGFHAFFVTEEQIQEQAKL, from the exons atggGGAGAAAAGAAGATGACGGAGTAGAGAGAATTGAAGGAGGAGTAGTGGTGGTGAAACCAAAGCCACGGAAAGGAATAACTGCGAAAGCCATAGACTTGTTGGAATGGGGAATCGTCAAATTAGTGCACGATTCCTCTAAGCCACTTCACTATCTTCAAGGCAATTTTGCACCTACTGATGAAACTCCTCCTCTTAATGACCTTGTTGTACAAGGTCATCTTCCG GAGTGCCTTAATGGTGAATTTGTTAGAGTTGGTCCAAATCCAAAGTTTGCTCCGGTTGCTGGATATCACTG GTTTGATGGGGATGG CATGATTCATGGCTTGCGCATTAAAGATGGAAAAGCAACGTATGTCTCACGTTATGTGAGGACTTCACGTCTAAAGCAAGAAGAGTTCTTTGGTGGAGCTAAGTTTATGAAG GTTGGAGATCTTAAAGGGCTGTTTGGTCTGTTCACAGTTTATATGCAAATGCTCAGAACAAAGCTGAAAGTATTGGACATCTCCTATGGAAATAGCACAG CTAATACGGCTCTAGTATATCACCATGGGAAGCTGTTGGCACTTTCAGAGGCTGATAAACCTT ATGCACTTAAAGTTCTAGAGGATGGAGATCTTCAAACACTTGGCATGCTGGATTATGACAAACGATTGACGCATTCCTTCACTGCCCATCCAAAAGTTGATCCTGTAACTG GTGAGATGTTTACCTTTGGATATGCTCACACCCCACCTTACATCACTTATAGGGTTATATCCAAGGATGGAATCATGCAGGACCCGGTCCCAATAACAATACCAGAGCCTATCATGATGCATGATTTTGCTATTACTGAAAATTATGCAATTATGATGGATCTTCCTTTGTGTTTTCGTCCGAAG GAAATGGTGAAAAATAATAAGCTGGCTTTTACCTTTGATGCTACTAAAAAAGCTCGATTTGGAGTCCTTCCACGATATGCCAACAATGAGGCTCTAATCAGGTGGTTCGAGCTTCCAAATTGCTTCATTTTTCACAATG CCAATGCTTGGGAGGAGGGAGATGAAGTCGTGTTGATTACCTGCCGCCTTATGAACCCAGACCTAGACATGGTCAATGGAGCTGTTAAAGAAAAGCTTGAGAATTTCTGCAATGAGCT ATATGAAATGAGATTTAACATGAAGAGTGGTGCAGCTTCACAGAAGAAATTATCGGAGTCTGCTGTTGATTTTCCAAGGATCAACGAGAACTACACTGGCAG GAAGCAGCGTTATGTGTATGGAACCACTTTGAACAGCATTGCTAAGGTAACTGGAGTCATCAAATTTGATTTGCATGCTGAACCAGAGACTGGAAAATCACAGCTTGAAGTTGGGGGGAATGTTCAAGGTATCTTTGATCTAGGACCCGGCAGATTTGGTTCGGAGGCTGTATTTGTTCCCAGTCGGCCTGGTACAGAACGTGAAGAGGATGATGGCTACTTGATATTCTTCGTTCATGATGAGAACACCGG AAAGTCAGCTGTGAATGTAATTGACGCAAAAACAATGTCCGCGGAGCCTGTGGCAGTAGTTGAATTACCCAAAAGGGTTCCTTATGGGTTCCATGCTTTCTTTGTCACAGAG GaacaaattcaagaacaagccaAACTGTGA